The following proteins are encoded in a genomic region of Trypanosoma brucei gambiense DAL972 chromosome 8, complete sequence:
- a CDS encoding mitochondrial hinge protein, putative produces the protein MTLPVPFPPFYFGDVATKKRFSNAEMQLQRDILLPSLFFFYCFSPQCYSYTYCLPLPTSLLSLHPPKQSQAVTPINIRSTVQKKKEVFYGRRGTTRH, from the coding sequence ATGACGCTCCCCGTACCGTTTCCACCTTTTTACtttggtgatgttgcaaCTAAAAAAAGGTTCTCCAATGCAGAGATGCAGTTGCAGAGGGACATTTTGCTCCcgtccctcttcttcttttattgtttctcgCCACAGTGCTACTCTTATACCTACTGTTTGCCTTTACCCACCTCGCTACTTTCCCTACACCCCCCGAAGCAAAGCCAAGCAGTCACACCCATAAACATACGAAGCacagtgcaaaaaaaaaaagaagtcttTTATGGCCGACGAGGAACCACGCGACATTAA